In the genome of Verrucomicrobia bacterium CG1_02_43_26, the window GTGCGACTTTAGCGGGCCAACATCTATCCCATGGCGCGGTATCTCCCTTACCGGTACCACCGCCGTAATAATCTCAGGAGGATCTCCCGGCCAAAATGTGTGTGATATTTCAACCTTAACGGTTACATCAACATTTTTAAGTTTATAGGTCGTGTGCGGTTTAGCCCAGTGCACATCAAACCCAAAATCGAATTTACGCACAGCAAAGGCTGCCTGGGCAATTGATAATTGAGCAAGCATTATTAAAACAATCGCAGCGGCTAAGAGGGGTATTTTCTTCATAAGGCAAAAAGAACTGATTACAACTTCATTGTACCTCCGTTTAATTAATCTTACAAACAGATTATTGTATTATCAAATCATACACTAATCAAACAACTTGTCTAATTGATCACCATCGAAGACAAAATAAATTCCGGCCAAATCATGTGAACCAAACCATTGCGTAACATGCAGTTGACCATCAGCAACCCCGCGATCAGATTTAAATTTAAAATCGTAATTAATCAATTTATGTATAAACGACACTTGATACTTAATCGCAGTATCGTCTATAGTTACTACTACTTCCTTTGTCTGGTTGTCTCGTGTGCGCACAACAATCATTGTGCCACCCACCGTTATTTCCTCTAGTATGGAATGCACCTTAAGCGGGCCAACTTCTATCCCACGGCGCGGTATCTCCCTTACCGGTACCACCGTCGTAATAATCACAGCAGGCTCTTCTGGCCAAAATGCGTGTGATATTTTAACCTTAACGGCTACATCAACATTTTTAAGTTTGTAGGTTGTGTGCGGTTTAGCCCAGTGCACATCAAACCCAAAATCGAATTTACGCGCAGCAAAGTCGCCGCTCCGGGTCTGGGCATCTGCCAATTGAACGGCGATCATTAAAATAATCGCTGCAGCAAGAAGGGGGTATTTTTTCATATAAAGCAAAAAGAGTTGATTACAACTTCATTGTACCTCCGTTTAATTAATCTTACAAACAAATTATTATATTATCAAATCATACACTAGAAACTGCTCACAAAATTCAGCACCCCTCTATAAAACCTTATTCTTGACCCATCCCGCTTTCCTTTCTATGGTAAGCTAGTTTATTATGAAAAAGAAAACCACCAGCCTGAAACTCGTTTTTGCTAGCATCACCGTAGCCTGTGTATTGTTCACAGGTTGCGCCAAAGCACCCCAAGAAGCTCAGCGACGTACAATCAAAGCAGGTACTTCTGCAGACTACCCCCCATTTGAATTTATCTCCTATGGAGAATTTCATGGCTTGGATATCGATGTTGCTTATGCTCTTGCTAGAGAATTGGGCTACGAATTAGAAATTAAGGATATAGAGTTCTCTAACCTCATCCAAGCACTCCATAGCAAACGCGTAGACTTTGTTATCTCGAGCATGACGGCTACCGAGCAACGTATGAAAAATGTAGATTTCTCAATTCCATACTACTCGCCCTCCTTTGCCGTTATTAGCAAAAAGGATGCCCCTATAAACACGGAACAAGACCTCATGGGCAAACGTATCGGCGTCCAACTAGGTTCGACTATGGAGCAATACGCCCAACAGCTTTCTAAAGACAATAACGGCCAAATCACCATCGAAAGTAGAAACTTGAATCCACAATTAATTCAAGAGCTCTTGGTTGGCCGTATTGACGGGGTCGTTATAGAAGAAAGCCAAGCCAGTGCTTTCGTTAAAAACACTTACACACTCACCTACGCTCTCCTTCCTAAAAAGGAAGCTGGTTACGCGATCGCTTTCCGAAAAGGTTCCCCGCTGAAGGCTGAATTCGATAAAGCCCTTAAAGAACTCGAGGCCAATGGTAAACTACAGGCTATTATTGAAAAATGGATCAATAAGGACTACGTAGAGCCTAATCCGACATTGGAAAACTTGCCGAATGAGTAGCCTCATCGACATGCTACCGTCCTTCGCCTACATTGTCGGAGGGCTCTGGGTGACCTTGCAGTACACTTTCGTCTCCGTAGCACTGGGGCTGGTATTGGGTGCCCTACTCTCACTGTGTAAAGTCAGTCGGAACAGGTACCTAAATAAATTTGCTGCCTTCTATACTTCCATTTTCAGAGGCACTCCCATGCTCCTCCAGCTGGCAATCGCTTACTACGCCGTCCCAGGCTTAATCGGCTACCAGATTCCTGCTTTCGTAGCTGGGGTAATGGCGTTTTCCCTAAACTCAGCTGCCTATGTCTCTGAGGTCATTCGAGCAGGCATCCAGGCCGTAGACAAGGGTCAAGTAGAGGCCGCTAAAGCGCTAGGGGTTCCTTATAGAGCGATGATGAAGGATATTATCTTCCCCCAAGCCTTTCGTAATATTTTACCGGCCTTGGTCAATGAGCTCGTGGACATGTTAAAGGAATCGGCTATCATCTCTACCATCGGCCAAGCAGACTTAATGAGGCGTGCCCAGGTTGTAGCCGCGGAGCATTACTCCTATTTTATGCCTCTAATGGTCGCAGGCCTGTGTTACTACTTCTCTGTTCTCATCTTAAGCAAGTTCGCTGGTCTCGTAGAAAGGAAGATGAAATTGGCATGATCCAGATTTTAGACCTAGAAAAACACTTTGGCGATTTACACATCCTAAAGGGAGTCAACATAACCATCCCTCAAGGAGAAACGGTTGCCATCATCGGCCCTTCCGGAAGCGGGAAGTCTACCCTTCTGCGTTGTGTCAACTTCATGGAAACACCGACCAGCGGTATCGTTAAAATTG includes:
- a CDS encoding glutamine ABC transporter permease; its protein translation is MSSLIDMLPSFAYIVGGLWVTLQYTFVSVALGLVLGALLSLCKVSRNRYLNKFAAFYTSIFRGTPMLLQLAIAYYAVPGLIGYQIPAFVAGVMAFSLNSAAYVSEVIRAGIQAVDKGQVEAAKALGVPYRAMMKDIIFPQAFRNILPALVNELVDMLKESAIISTIGQADLMRRAQVVAAEHYSYFMPLMVAGLCYYFSVLILSKFAGLVERKMKLA